In one window of Ruminococcus hominis DNA:
- the uxuA gene encoding mannonate dehydratase: MEMTLRWYGSKFDTVTLEQIRQIPGVTGVITTLYDTDPGEVWSRERIRALKDEVEAAGLHISGIESVNVHDAIKTGSADRDKYIDNYIETLENLGKEDIHLVCYNFMPVFDWTRTELARKRPDGSTVLAYTQEAVDALNPEDMFGSIASDMNGTVMPGWEPERMEHIKELFAMYKDIDDEKLFENLKYFLERIMPVCNKYDIYMAIHPDDPAWSVFGLPRIIINKENILRMMHMVDDPHNGVTFCSGSYGTNRENNLPDMIRSLKGRIHFAHVRNLKFHTPTNFEEAAHLSSDGSFDMFEIMKALYDIGFDGPIRPDHGRMIWGEKAMPGYGLYDRALGATYLNGLWEAITKEEKRHEAV; encoded by the coding sequence ATGGAAATGACCCTTAGATGGTATGGATCAAAATTTGATACTGTTACATTGGAGCAGATTCGTCAGATACCGGGAGTGACAGGAGTTATCACAACATTGTATGACACAGATCCGGGAGAGGTATGGAGCAGGGAACGTATTCGTGCATTGAAAGATGAAGTAGAAGCGGCAGGACTCCATATTTCAGGTATTGAGAGTGTGAATGTACATGATGCAATCAAGACAGGAAGTGCAGACAGAGATAAATATATTGACAACTACATTGAGACACTGGAGAATCTTGGAAAAGAGGATATCCATCTGGTATGTTATAATTTCATGCCTGTTTTTGACTGGACGAGAACAGAGCTTGCCCGTAAGCGACCGGATGGATCAACAGTTCTCGCTTATACACAGGAAGCTGTTGATGCACTGAATCCAGAAGACATGTTTGGCTCGATTGCTTCCGATATGAATGGCACAGTGATGCCGGGCTGGGAGCCAGAGCGTATGGAACATATCAAAGAACTGTTTGCAATGTATAAAGATATTGACGATGAAAAGCTCTTTGAAAATCTGAAGTATTTTCTTGAGCGTATCATGCCTGTATGTAATAAATATGATATTTACATGGCAATCCATCCAGATGATCCTGCATGGAGTGTGTTCGGACTGCCGCGTATCATTATTAACAAGGAAAATATTCTTCGCATGATGCATATGGTTGATGATCCGCACAATGGTGTTACATTCTGTTCAGGTTCTTATGGAACAAATCGTGAAAATAATCTTCCGGATATGATTCGTTCCTTAAAGGGAAGAATTCACTTTGCACATGTGCGTAATCTGAAGTTCCATACACCGACGAATTTTGAAGAAGCTGCACATCTCTCATCAGATGGCTCCTTCGATATGTTTGAGATCATGAAAGCACTCTATGATATCGGATTTGACGGACCGATCCGCCCGGATCACGGAAGAATGATCTGGGGAGAAAAGGCAATGCCAGGATATGGTCTATATGACCGTGCACTCGGGGCAACTTATCTTAATGGGTTGTGGGAAGCAATCACAAAGGAGGAGAAAAGGCATGAAGCTGTATAA
- a CDS encoding mannitol dehydrogenase family protein codes for MKLYKEGLKDHALWEEKGYQLPKYNREKVADATKKNPFWIHFGAGNIFRAFHANVVQNLLDAGALERGLIVAEGYDYEIIEKMNHPHDDYSILVTLKADGTMEKSVTGSVVESLALDSENENAFGRLKEIFASDSLQMATFTITEKGYSVTDRHGEVVPDVKKDIENGPEKPCSYMGKVASLLYTRFENGRKPIAFVSTDNCSHNGDKLSTAILTFARGWASNKSVSQEFVEYVSNPKEVSFPWSMIDKITPRPNASVEEVLQNDGVEEVAPIITSKNTYVAPFVNAEECEYLVIEDAFPNGRPALEKGGLIFTDRETVDKVERMKVCTCLNPLHTALAVFGCLLDFQLIADEMKDEDLRQLVEVIGYKEGLPVVTDPKIINPKDFIDTVLKIRIPNPFMPDTPQRIATDTSQKLSIRFGETIKAYEKSEELKTSDLKLIPLVFAGWLRYLLAVDDNGNAFELSPDPMLQSLSPVFSKIQLGETAEIEEIIRPILKDKKIFGVDLYEVGLAEKVCGYFKEMLQGTGAVRETLKKYVWEK; via the coding sequence ATGAAGCTGTATAAGGAAGGTCTTAAAGATCATGCTTTATGGGAAGAGAAAGGTTATCAGCTTCCTAAATACAATCGTGAAAAGGTTGCAGATGCTACAAAGAAAAATCCGTTCTGGATACATTTTGGTGCAGGAAATATTTTCCGCGCATTCCATGCAAACGTAGTCCAGAACTTGTTGGATGCAGGTGCGCTTGAGCGCGGACTTATTGTGGCAGAAGGATATGATTATGAGATTATTGAGAAGATGAACCATCCGCATGACGATTATTCTATCCTTGTAACTTTAAAAGCAGATGGAACAATGGAAAAGAGTGTAACGGGAAGTGTCGTTGAGTCTCTTGCACTAGACAGTGAAAATGAAAACGCTTTTGGAAGACTAAAAGAAATCTTTGCTTCCGATTCCCTTCAGATGGCAACATTTACTATTACAGAAAAAGGTTACAGTGTGACTGACAGACATGGAGAGGTTGTTCCGGATGTAAAGAAAGATATTGAGAATGGACCGGAAAAACCATGCAGCTACATGGGAAAAGTGGCATCTCTTCTCTATACACGTTTTGAAAACGGAAGAAAACCAATCGCATTTGTAAGTACTGACAACTGTTCTCATAATGGAGACAAGCTGAGTACTGCCATCCTCACATTTGCAAGGGGATGGGCTTCTAACAAGTCTGTTTCACAGGAATTTGTGGAATATGTTTCCAATCCAAAGGAAGTATCTTTTCCATGGTCTATGATTGATAAGATCACACCACGTCCAAATGCCTCTGTGGAAGAAGTACTTCAGAACGATGGTGTGGAAGAAGTGGCTCCGATTATCACTTCAAAAAACACTTATGTTGCACCGTTCGTGAATGCAGAAGAATGTGAGTATCTCGTAATTGAAGATGCATTTCCGAATGGAAGACCTGCACTTGAAAAGGGCGGACTGATTTTTACAGATCGTGAGACAGTAGATAAAGTTGAGCGTATGAAAGTATGTACCTGCTTAAATCCACTTCACACTGCTCTTGCAGTATTTGGATGTCTGCTGGATTTCCAGCTTATTGCCGATGAGATGAAAGATGAAGATCTTAGACAACTGGTTGAAGTAATCGGATACAAAGAAGGGCTTCCGGTTGTGACAGATCCTAAGATTATTAACCCAAAGGATTTTATTGATACAGTTTTAAAAATCCGAATTCCAAATCCATTTATGCCGGATACACCACAGCGAATTGCGACAGATACTTCACAAAAACTTTCCATCCGTTTTGGTGAGACAATCAAAGCATATGAAAAATCAGAAGAGTTGAAAACTTCAGACTTGAAGCTGATTCCACTTGTGTTTGCAGGATGGCTTCGCTATCTGCTTGCTGTGGATGATAATGGAAATGCATTCGAACTTAGTCCGGATCCGATGTTGCAGAGCCTGAGCCCGGTATTTTCTAAGATACAGCTTGGTGAAACTGCTGAGATAGAAGAAATAATCCGTCCGATTTTGAAGGACAAGAAGATCTTTGGTGTGGACCTTTACGAAGTAGGGCTTGCAGAAAAGGTATGTGGTTATTTCAAAGAGATGCTACAGGGAACTGGTGCAGTCAGAGAAACTTTGAAAAAATATGTATGGGAAAAATAA